The sequence CTAACAATGgccctaggtgtgccaaatcGAGAGAAGATGTTCTTTTCCAAGAACGCGTTCACACTCTTCCATTCATTGTTAGCAAGTGCTATGGCTTTCATCCATTTTGATAGATAATCCATAGccacaagaatatatttcatcccatgagaactcacagaCGGGCCAATAAAATTaatgccccacacatcaaataaCTCGATCACTAGAATGGGATTTATAGGGAGATCTTGCCTTCTTGAAATACCACAatctctttggcacctatcacatgccttggcaaactcatgagcatcttggtggatggttagCCAATAGTACCCACATTGAAGATCTTATGGGCAGTCCTGATAcaactatgatgcccacccatAGGCGAGGAATGGCATCCCTCCAAAACACATAGCATCTCAACTTCCAGCACACAACGACATGTATGACCATCACCATAACTCCGATATAAataaggctcatcccaaaagaacctTTTCACATcgtgcatgaactttttcctatGATGAAAAGATAAGTCCGATGGAACTATATCACTATCTAGATAATACACAAAATCGGCAAGCCATGGAATCAAGTAATGAGAAGCgaccaatacatgctcatcagggaaggtatcatcaatttcagccttttcacccaactctcgcatAACTTCATACTCTAATCTGGACAAGTGATCGACAACTTGATTTTTGGTcctttttctatctttcacctcaaaatcaaactcttgcaatagtagtacccatctaatcaaccttcGTTTCACATATTTCTTTGCCAACAAATATTTCAAAGCGGAGTGGTCACTATGTACTATGACtctcgtgccaagcaaatatgagcgaaattttttgaaagaaaataccaCCGCAAgaagctcttgttcagtcacagtgtagttcttttgtgcTTCATTTAGGGTTTTACTAGCATAATGTGAAgaattttatcccttctttgtccaagactacaccaagagcaaccccactagcatcacacatcacctcaaatggctttcTCCAATCCGGGGAAATAATTATGGGGGCAGACAACAACTTTGCCTTCAACTCTCCATACGCCAttagacaggattcatcaaaataaaatttacattccttctcaagtaacttgcacataggatgtgcaatttttgagaaatccttaatGAACCTCCGGTAGAAGCTCGCATGCCCAacaaaacttctcacaccttttacagagatgggtggaggaagacTCTCTATAACCTAAACTTTGGCTCGATCAACTTTTATCCCCTTCTCTGAGATGTGTTGAGCCAAtaaaataccctctttcaccatgaaatgacatttttctCAATTTAGCACAAGATTGCAACCTTTACATCTTTTGAAAACCTCGGCAAATTTAGTCAAACAACGATAAAAAGAGTGACCAACAATTGAAAAATCAACCATAAACACCTCGATAGTTTCCTCCACCATATgagagaatatcgacatcatataTCTCTGAAGAGTAGAAGGCGCATTACACAACCCAATGGGCATCTTGTTGAATGCGAATGTCCCATAAGGTCAAggaaaggtggttttctcttgatcctccAGTGCAATGGAGATTTGATTATAACccataaccatcaagaaaacaataccaacCTTTCCCTACAAGActatctaacatctgatccatgaagggcatagaaaaatggtccttctcagtccatgcattcaaatttcggtaatccatacaaactctccatGTTGTCACCGGCCTCGTTGGGACAAGCTCATTCTTCTCATAGGGACCACAGTcgttcccccccccccccccNNNNNNNNNNNNNNNNNNNNNNNNNNNNNNNNNNNNNNNNNNNNNNNNCCCAagccctcccccccccccccctttttggGCACACACTGAATAAGGCATACTCAACTACTACCTGCGATAGGATATATGACTCtgacatccaaccacttaataatatCCTTCTTAACTAAGTCTTGAATAGGTGGACTCAAACgtctttggtgctcaatacttagCTTGTGATCGGGCATGATttggattttgtgtgaaaaAATATCGGGTGgtatcccaataatgtccgcagtAGTCGAAccaatggctcgtttgaacctttttaacacttcTACCAAACACTCTACTCGTTCCACATTCAAATCCAATGCAGTGATTACCCGAAAGTGTCATCTCTTCCCAATAACACATACCTcaaatgaggtggtagagccttaaccactaattttggggcctcctcaatagatggtgTCGCGAGTAGATtctcgcgatgcttcatatctaacacaaatttctttggtttaaaccgaacGTCATCTCGGTCAAGTGCCGCagccaatgacccatactcctCAATACTATCACTCTTGAAATTCATGATCACCgccgctagtgcctcaacaccaaggcACTCTTTGATTTGTACCTCAGACGTACTCTTAACCCTATAGGATATAGTATATACcatttggagctcaccactcttcTTCATGGACCTAGAAATGTTAAaagtttcttcttcattgtttaaccTAAGCTTCGTTAGTCCTTTTTCCATGTCAACCAAGGCGCGACCGGTAGCAAGGAACGACCTCCCAAGAATATTAGGCACCTCAAACTCCACCTCATAATCAATAATCACAAAGTCAGCCGGGAATATAAATGACCCCACCTTCACCAACACATTGTGGAGTATCTCAATAGGACActtcactgttcgatcggccatcaggaACCGCATCGCAGttggctttgggtcacccaaacccaactttttgtaaatcgagagaggcatgagatttcttcttgcaccaagatcacatagtgctttagcaaagtgtaacaacTTTATGGTagatggaatagtgaaagcacccgaatcttttttcttttgcacagga comes from Solanum pennellii chromosome 1, SPENNV200 and encodes:
- the LOC107018167 gene encoding uncharacterized protein LOC107018167 is translated as MRFLMADRTVKCPIEILHNVLVKVGSFIFPADFVIIDYEVEFEVPNILGRSFLATGRALVDMEKGLTKLRLNNEEETFNISRSMKKSGELQMVYTISYRVKSTSEVQIKECLGVEALAAVIMNFKSDSIEEYGSLAAALDRDDVRCQRDCGISRRQDLPINPILVIELFDVWGINFIGPSVSSHGMKYILVAMDYLSKWMKAIALANNEWKSVNAFLEKNIFSRFGTPRAIVSDRLFHFCNKYSKGYWRNMGFAIM